One window of Desulfobaculum bizertense DSM 18034 genomic DNA carries:
- a CDS encoding ADP-ribosylglycohydrolase family protein: MSTSLSPQERAAGALLGMFAGDALALGPHWIYSTDEIHKKLSNPEQYSAPIQSQYHKDKGAGDQTHYGDQALVLLESVSAAHGFELENFFEDWQKLFEKYSGYRDKATKETLNNIASGSGPESSGSNSADISAASRLGALIPALYGDFDALEEAAVAQARMTHNTPVVLDATRFFVRVLRDIFDGKSMPEAIALACAADYEQANMEQSLEESRFMLNLTSVEAVPKLGQGCTMNAAFRSSLHLLLRHPENIKDALVENVLCGGDSAARGMLLGTVLGAVYGPAAIPENWLAELTAKDRISTALQAFS, translated from the coding sequence ATGAGTACTTCGCTTTCACCACAGGAACGGGCGGCTGGCGCTCTCTTGGGAATGTTTGCTGGTGATGCTCTGGCTTTGGGTCCTCACTGGATATACAGCACGGACGAAATACATAAAAAGCTGAGCAATCCAGAGCAGTATTCTGCTCCAATCCAAAGCCAGTATCACAAAGACAAGGGAGCAGGAGACCAGACGCACTACGGAGATCAGGCTCTGGTTCTGCTGGAATCCGTCAGCGCTGCTCACGGCTTTGAACTGGAAAACTTCTTTGAAGACTGGCAAAAGCTCTTTGAAAAGTATTCGGGATACCGGGACAAGGCCACAAAAGAGACACTCAATAATATTGCGTCTGGCAGTGGTCCAGAAAGCTCCGGCTCAAATTCTGCGGACATTTCTGCTGCGTCACGCCTCGGAGCGCTTATTCCCGCGCTTTACGGAGACTTTGATGCACTGGAAGAGGCCGCTGTTGCGCAGGCCAGGATGACGCACAACACCCCGGTTGTTCTGGATGCAACCCGCTTTTTCGTCCGCGTCCTTCGGGATATTTTTGACGGCAAAAGTATGCCTGAGGCCATCGCATTGGCCTGTGCCGCAGACTACGAACAGGCAAACATGGAGCAGTCGCTTGAAGAAAGCCGCTTCATGCTCAACCTGACCAGTGTTGAGGCCGTCCCAAAGCTTGGACAGGGTTGCACCATGAATGCCGCATTTCGATCCTCGCTGCACCTGCTTCTTCGCCATCCTGAAAACATCAAAGACGCACTTGTCGAAAATGTTTTGTGCGGAGGCGACTCTGCCGCACGTGGCATGCTCCTCGGAACAGTCCTTGGGGCGGTCTATGGTCCGGCCGCAATACCAGAAAACTGGCTTGCCGAACTCACGGCAAAAGACCGGATTAGCACGGCACTCCAAGCTTTTTCCTAA
- a CDS encoding SDR family oxidoreductase yields the protein MQKIVLITGATSGFGKACATRFAAEGWKVIITGRRQERLTELAAELAPAPVHTLCFDVRDNSAIKAALASIPEDFQAIDLLVNNAGLALGLESADTASLEDWNVMVDTNIKGLLYMTRAILPGMVKRNSGHIINLGSISGTYPYPGSNVYGGTKAFVKQFSLNLREDLIGKPIRVTNIEPGLAETEFSLVRFKGDSSKAKSIYENVNALTPVDIAESVFWAATLPAHVNINSIELMPVKQALGPLKIVHND from the coding sequence ATGCAGAAAATCGTCTTGATTACTGGCGCAACGTCCGGCTTTGGCAAAGCCTGCGCAACACGTTTTGCCGCCGAGGGCTGGAAGGTCATCATTACTGGTCGCCGTCAGGAGCGACTCACCGAACTCGCCGCAGAGCTGGCACCAGCGCCCGTCCACACGCTCTGTTTTGACGTTCGCGACAACAGCGCTATCAAAGCAGCACTCGCCAGCATTCCCGAGGACTTTCAGGCTATCGACCTGCTCGTCAACAATGCCGGCCTCGCCCTCGGTCTTGAATCTGCCGACACCGCCTCTCTTGAGGACTGGAACGTCATGGTCGACACCAACATCAAAGGGCTGCTCTACATGACCCGCGCCATCCTTCCCGGCATGGTCAAACGAAACTCCGGCCACATCATCAACCTCGGCTCCATCTCCGGCACCTACCCTTATCCCGGAAGCAACGTCTATGGTGGGACCAAGGCTTTTGTGAAACAGTTCTCCCTCAACCTGCGCGAGGACCTCATCGGAAAGCCCATTCGCGTGACCAACATCGAACCCGGTCTCGCTGAAACAGAATTCTCGCTCGTTCGCTTTAAGGGTGACTCCAGCAAAGCAAAAAGCATCTACGAAAACGTTAACGCCCTCACCCCTGTCGATATTGCAGAATCCGTCTTCTGGGCTGCGACCCTCCCCGCTCACGTCAACATCAATTCCATCGAACTCATGCCCGTTAAGCAGGCCCTCGGACCTCTTAAAATCGTTCACAACGACTAG
- a CDS encoding ARMT1-like domain-containing protein codes for MQEIPMNTASLYFGKSARLDAWLLHFLSENNLEYTIDPDKNASQEQMRFMLSLEENQVYLPCSDLLVPHLLSSKLDSDLTRRYHEKWVALVKLVRRYVPDKYTRKKIILLCRHKYRQIQASPIVIPSRMMKRFLTIFMTQSGIEDPFRGIRRRYNRQAQEAIESPELDRLLNVCPERYMSCKRLQDLRFDLDLMELERLIHLSTMSGIWTEAYYQAACDKITPTDLSAPESTRCLEETFGPCPGQPRKILYIPDRAGGLMFDILIIRSLLRQGHKVTLAVKEGFNFVSPSFWDWEHDPVLAKHISDAFFLQNSSVSKNELLSVQRQHPFLIISDGSREDLNLYRTSITFARAWKEADLIMATGHPQFRRLINTSQKFSRDVLCWWRDKSGRFQIRLKKRPKSIITFSEKDLGDKAFEIIEEMREARNSGQTVMFYSAIIGSLPGQVDLAIKVVDTYVRYLRKRLANTYIINPAEHFEEGMDADDLMYMWEKVQRSGLLNVWRFQTVADIERSFELMGMRVPPIWAGKDSTFSTGCTKEMQIALDVQRKHRELQIIGPAPEKFFRRSEYGVGKFSDAILEQ; via the coding sequence ATGCAAGAGATTCCGATGAACACCGCATCGCTGTATTTTGGAAAATCCGCACGCCTTGATGCGTGGCTGTTGCACTTCTTATCTGAAAACAACCTTGAATACACGATAGATCCGGACAAGAACGCATCGCAGGAACAGATGCGTTTCATGCTGTCACTGGAGGAAAATCAGGTTTATCTGCCATGCTCTGATCTGCTGGTACCGCACCTGTTGAGTTCGAAGCTTGATAGTGATCTCACGCGCCGCTACCACGAAAAATGGGTCGCACTGGTCAAGCTGGTTCGCCGCTACGTCCCGGACAAATACACGCGAAAGAAAATTATTCTGCTGTGCAGACATAAATACCGCCAAATTCAGGCATCGCCAATTGTGATTCCATCGCGAATGATGAAGCGGTTCCTGACAATTTTCATGACCCAGTCAGGGATAGAAGACCCTTTCCGCGGCATCCGCAGGAGATATAACCGACAGGCGCAAGAGGCTATTGAGTCGCCAGAACTGGATAGACTACTCAACGTGTGCCCGGAACGGTATATGAGCTGCAAAAGGCTGCAAGACCTGCGCTTTGATCTGGACCTGATGGAGCTGGAAAGGCTGATCCACCTCTCGACCATGTCAGGAATCTGGACCGAAGCGTACTACCAGGCGGCATGCGATAAAATCACCCCGACGGACCTAAGCGCACCGGAATCAACACGCTGCCTCGAAGAAACCTTTGGGCCATGCCCTGGCCAGCCGAGAAAAATCCTGTATATCCCGGACCGCGCGGGCGGCCTCATGTTTGATATCCTGATTATCCGCTCACTGCTCCGACAGGGCCATAAAGTCACGCTGGCAGTAAAAGAAGGATTTAACTTCGTCAGCCCGTCATTCTGGGACTGGGAACATGACCCAGTGCTGGCAAAACATATTTCTGACGCCTTTTTCCTGCAAAATAGCAGCGTGAGTAAAAACGAACTGCTGAGCGTCCAGCGCCAGCATCCTTTCCTGATTATTTCTGATGGCTCGCGAGAAGATTTAAATCTGTACCGCACGTCAATCACCTTCGCGCGGGCGTGGAAAGAGGCAGACCTCATCATGGCGACTGGGCACCCCCAGTTCCGCCGCCTCATTAACACAAGCCAAAAATTCAGCCGCGATGTGCTCTGCTGGTGGCGCGATAAAAGCGGCCGCTTCCAGATTCGGCTCAAAAAACGCCCCAAAAGCATCATTACTTTCTCAGAAAAAGATCTGGGCGATAAAGCTTTTGAAATCATCGAAGAAATGCGGGAAGCCAGAAATTCTGGACAAACCGTCATGTTCTATAGCGCAATTATTGGCTCCCTGCCGGGGCAGGTCGACCTTGCAATCAAGGTTGTCGACACCTATGTGCGTTACCTCCGAAAACGCCTCGCCAACACCTATATTATTAATCCCGCAGAACACTTTGAAGAAGGGATGGACGCGGACGACCTGATGTATATGTGGGAAAAGGTGCAGCGAAGCGGCCTTCTGAATGTCTGGCGTTTCCAGACCGTTGCTGACATTGAGCGAAGCTTTGAACTGATGGGGATGCGGGTCCCGCCAATCTGGGCAGGAAAAGACTCGACATTCTCCACGGGCTGCACCAAGGAGATGCAAATTGCACTCGACGTCCAGCGCAAGCACCGCGAACTCCAGATTATTGGCCCGGCACCAGAAAAATTCTTCCGCCGGAGCGAATACGGTGTTGGCAAATTCAGCGACGCCATTCTGGAGCAGTAG
- the nth gene encoding endonuclease III: MTRQERADIIAERLARRFPDPDTELTWNSPWELMVATVLAAQCTDARVNKVTPELFRRWPNPAAMAKANVEEVMEVIHSTGFFRNKAKNLVASANLLMDEFNGEMPRTMAELIRLHGVARKTANIVLGTAFGIHEGVAVDTHVKRLTFRMGLTESTNVAVIEKDLMKLFPRKLWADINHWLVLFGRQVCNARSPKCPDCELADICPRKGV, encoded by the coding sequence ATGACCCGACAGGAACGCGCAGACATCATTGCAGAGCGTCTTGCCCGGCGCTTTCCCGACCCGGACACCGAGCTGACATGGAATTCACCGTGGGAGCTTATGGTTGCAACGGTACTTGCTGCCCAGTGCACAGACGCCCGAGTCAACAAAGTTACGCCGGAGCTGTTCCGCCGCTGGCCCAATCCGGCCGCAATGGCCAAGGCCAATGTCGAAGAGGTTATGGAGGTCATCCACTCCACAGGTTTTTTCCGCAACAAGGCCAAGAATCTTGTTGCGTCTGCCAATCTGCTCATGGATGAGTTCAATGGCGAAATGCCGCGTACAATGGCCGAGCTGATTCGACTGCACGGCGTTGCCCGCAAAACCGCAAACATTGTGCTCGGCACGGCCTTTGGCATTCATGAAGGTGTTGCTGTCGACACCCACGTAAAACGCCTGACGTTTCGCATGGGGCTGACAGAATCCACCAATGTTGCTGTAATTGAAAAAGATTTGATGAAACTCTTTCCCCGCAAGCTGTGGGCAGACATTAACCACTGGCTGGTACTGTTTGGCCGTCAGGTGTGCAACGCACGCTCACCCAAGTGCCCGGACTGTGAACTGGCCGACATCTGCCCCAGAAAAGGGGTCTAG
- the tgt gene encoding tRNA guanosine(34) transglycosylase Tgt, with the protein MTKPGDFRVAATEGKARQGYLMTAHGLVKTPVFMPVGTVGSVKSIDPRDLHEMEAQVILGNTYHLYLRPGDELVKRRGGLHAFNGWDGPILTDSGGFQVFSLSGLRKITDDGVEFRSHIDGSKHFFTPEKAISIQQNLGSDIMMCFDECAAYGASYEYTKKALELTTRWAKRCREFHKPGQNGQLLFGITQGGFFQDLRDRSIAELSELPFDGFALGGLSVGEPKPKMLEVLRASAPLLPVDKPRYLMGVGTPLDILDGIEAGIDMFDCVLPSRNARNGTLFTSQGKVNIKRAEFKEDDSPLDPECNCYTCRTFSKAYLRHLYTAKELLSYRLNTIHNLSYFLKLTKDARQAIREGRFAEFKKGVEAVYGPNK; encoded by the coding sequence CTGACAAAGCCCGGCGATTTCCGCGTTGCCGCCACAGAAGGCAAGGCACGCCAGGGCTATTTGATGACGGCACACGGACTGGTCAAAACGCCAGTTTTTATGCCTGTTGGAACCGTTGGCAGCGTCAAGAGCATTGACCCTCGCGACCTGCACGAGATGGAAGCACAGGTTATTCTGGGCAACACCTATCACCTGTATTTGCGCCCCGGCGACGAGCTTGTAAAACGCCGCGGTGGTCTCCATGCCTTTAATGGCTGGGACGGCCCTATCCTGACCGACTCCGGTGGGTTTCAGGTCTTTAGCCTGAGTGGCCTGCGCAAAATCACTGATGATGGCGTGGAATTCCGCTCCCACATTGACGGTTCCAAGCACTTTTTCACCCCCGAAAAAGCAATTTCCATCCAGCAGAATCTTGGTTCTGACATCATGATGTGCTTTGACGAATGCGCAGCATACGGTGCCAGCTACGAATACACCAAGAAAGCTCTAGAGCTGACGACCCGCTGGGCCAAACGCTGCCGCGAATTCCATAAGCCCGGCCAGAATGGCCAGCTGCTCTTTGGCATCACGCAGGGCGGATTCTTCCAGGACCTGCGAGACCGCAGCATTGCCGAGCTGAGCGAACTGCCTTTTGACGGCTTTGCTCTTGGTGGCCTGTCTGTTGGCGAACCCAAGCCCAAAATGCTGGAAGTGCTTCGCGCTTCTGCTCCGCTTTTGCCCGTGGACAAGCCGCGCTACCTGATGGGCGTTGGTACTCCTCTGGATATTCTGGACGGCATCGAAGCTGGCATTGACATGTTTGACTGCGTGCTTCCCTCGCGTAACGCCAGAAACGGCACGCTGTTTACATCGCAGGGCAAGGTGAACATCAAGCGCGCCGAGTTCAAGGAAGATGATTCTCCGCTGGACCCGGAATGCAACTGCTACACCTGCCGCACCTTCTCTAAGGCATACCTGCGGCACCTGTACACAGCAAAAGAGCTGCTTTCCTACCGCCTGAACACCATCCACAACCTGAGTTACTTCCTGAAACTCACCAAGGATGCCCGTCAGGCCATTCGCGAAGGCCGCTTTGCAGAATTCAAAAAGGGCGTCGAGGCCGTCTACGGTCCCAACAAATAG
- a CDS encoding TonB-dependent receptor encodes MKEEKQKKKRTEQNRSARAVQVLLLCCALAFGAVEAQAGNYDRGRSHFVSATGRVTDTSVVTAGDIHAAGVKTLKQAIALLPGVYLMSDQDGNSRLDIRGFGATSVKVLLNGIPVTSPYDGEISTDFVSLKDVARIELVRGGSSVLYGPGGTAGTINILTKGDAPNIFRSMHANFQNGKGSKSGFHAQKRLDGMTLFANGGYTRLRSKLGNGPAPGDDGSHTLGRYHWTETAAPLNIVERKKEDEPRVLSRGKLKPRDDVEAMSIQLGAEHRFVIPLDVRGWVYASRLNERDVHRDDFLNYSTENTVQDSSTKTFRTGGTVQAAYHLGAPGTLSAGFSVERDQWRSSDFETFTAEESGTTSNKQVQEDYTVNTWSAALEYELELWKHAGLVLGSGWHGHSSANREDEVQWSGLGGVYVDPLKNTRLRALVSRKVRFPSMEQLYDQDAGNLALQSELATHYELGVIQKIPDWQTSVNLSVFRIDTQNTIRNIDDHYVDDGDYRFYGFESSVSNSSIKNLRLRFAYTFLDPLSADISGNYKAFQERPDNTFALEGWYKLPEGLKVYFSWNYLGYGWSESVDSEEDLSRKSFHIVNMRVSKKFSRVLEGYVVGDNLLDVREEDGYRLPWSGRTLSVGMSWKF; translated from the coding sequence ATGAAGGAAGAGAAACAGAAAAAAAAGAGAACCGAGCAAAACAGAAGCGCACGTGCTGTGCAGGTGCTGCTGCTCTGCTGTGCGCTTGCTTTTGGCGCGGTGGAGGCTCAGGCGGGGAATTATGACCGGGGGCGCTCTCATTTCGTGAGTGCGACGGGGCGAGTCACTGATACAAGCGTTGTTACGGCGGGGGACATCCATGCTGCCGGAGTAAAGACGCTGAAACAGGCGATAGCCTTGCTGCCGGGCGTTTATTTGATGTCCGATCAGGATGGAAATTCGCGCCTTGATATCCGGGGCTTTGGGGCAACGAGCGTCAAAGTTTTGCTGAATGGTATCCCTGTGACCTCGCCATACGACGGAGAAATTTCGACAGACTTCGTGTCGCTGAAAGATGTGGCGCGCATTGAGCTTGTTCGAGGCGGTAGCTCTGTGCTCTATGGTCCTGGCGGCACGGCTGGAACAATTAATATCCTGACTAAGGGCGACGCTCCGAATATTTTTCGAAGCATGCACGCTAATTTCCAAAATGGAAAAGGCTCAAAATCCGGCTTCCATGCGCAAAAGCGACTGGATGGGATGACACTGTTTGCTAATGGTGGCTATACGCGCCTGCGTTCAAAACTTGGAAACGGACCTGCCCCGGGAGATGATGGGAGCCATACTCTTGGCCGCTATCACTGGACCGAAACGGCGGCACCTCTGAATATCGTTGAGCGAAAGAAAGAGGATGAACCCAGAGTGCTTTCACGCGGAAAGCTGAAACCTCGTGATGATGTTGAAGCAATGTCTATCCAGCTTGGGGCGGAACATCGCTTTGTGATTCCGCTGGATGTGCGGGGCTGGGTCTACGCGAGTCGCCTGAATGAGCGAGATGTCCACCGGGATGATTTTTTGAATTACAGCACGGAAAACACCGTGCAGGACTCAAGCACGAAAACCTTCCGCACGGGTGGTACGGTGCAGGCCGCATACCACCTTGGTGCTCCGGGAACTCTGTCGGCAGGGTTCTCCGTTGAGCGTGACCAGTGGAGAAGTAGCGATTTTGAGACGTTTACGGCTGAGGAGTCGGGGACGACTTCAAATAAGCAGGTGCAGGAAGATTATACGGTGAATACGTGGAGTGCTGCGCTGGAGTATGAGCTGGAGTTGTGGAAGCACGCCGGGCTTGTGCTGGGTTCCGGCTGGCATGGTCATAGCAGCGCCAACCGCGAGGATGAAGTACAGTGGAGCGGGCTAGGCGGCGTGTACGTTGATCCACTAAAAAATACACGACTGCGGGCGCTGGTGTCCCGAAAGGTGCGCTTCCCGTCCATGGAGCAGCTTTACGATCAGGACGCGGGGAATCTGGCTTTGCAGTCAGAACTGGCAACACACTACGAGCTTGGTGTGATCCAGAAAATTCCGGACTGGCAGACGAGCGTAAACCTGAGTGTTTTTCGGATTGATACCCAGAACACCATTAGAAATATTGATGACCACTATGTAGATGACGGTGATTATCGATTTTATGGTTTTGAAAGCTCTGTTTCGAATTCCTCAATTAAAAATTTGCGACTTCGCTTTGCCTACACGTTTTTGGACCCGCTTTCCGCAGACATAAGCGGAAACTATAAGGCTTTTCAGGAACGGCCAGATAATACTTTTGCTCTTGAGGGCTGGTATAAGCTGCCAGAAGGACTGAAAGTGTATTTTTCGTGGAACTATCTGGGCTACGGCTGGAGCGAGAGCGTGGATTCTGAGGAAGATCTTTCGCGAAAGAGCTTCCATATTGTGAATATGCGAGTTTCCAAGAAGTTTAGCCGGGTACTGGAAGGGTACGTCGTTGGTGACAACCTGCTGGATGTCCGGGAGGAGGATGGCTACCGGCTTCCGTGGTCTGGACGAACACTTTCGGTCGGGATGTCGTGGAAATTTTGA